In Nicotiana tabacum cultivar K326 chromosome 21, ASM71507v2, whole genome shotgun sequence, one DNA window encodes the following:
- the LOC142175217 gene encoding uncharacterized protein LOC142175217, which translates to MEKVKIIKEQLKTAQSRQNSYSDVHRRDLKFQEDCWVFLKVSPMKGVRFGKRGKVSQRYIGPYKIIQRIGQEAYMLELPPKMSLVHPENHESMLKKVAEDPSLIVLVETVEVNEELTNEKIPVSIPYRQV; encoded by the coding sequence atggagaaggttaagatcattaaggaacaGTTGAAAACCGCTCAGAGTCGCCAAAACTCATACTCAGATGTGCACCGCAGAGATTTGAAGTTCCAAGAGGATtgctgggtattcttgaaggtttcccccatgaaaggtgtgcGATTTGGGAAGAGAGGGAAAGTGAGTCAAAGGTATatcggaccatacaaaatcattcagaggattggacAGGAGGCTTACATGCTTGAGCTACCTCCAAAaatgtctttagtgcacccggAGAATCATgagtctatgttgaagaaggtggctGAAGACCCATCACTCATCGTTCTGGTAGAGACtgttgaggttaatgaagaattgactaaTGAGAAAATTCCGGTTTCCATTCCTTATAGACAAGTTTGA